The region AAGAGCACCAACATCACGTCCACCAAGGGGGTGACGTTGATGTCGGAGATGACGTCGTCGGAGCTGTCCGGTTGAAAGGCCATCTCAGGTGAAATTCCGTTCCGCCAGGTTGATGAACTCGAGGATGAAGTCTTCCATCCGGCCCTTGGTGGTGCGCAGGCGTTGGGCGATGAAGTTGTGACCGATGAGGGCGGGAATGGCCGCTCCGAGACCGGCGGCGGTGTTGATCAACGCTTCGGCGATACCCGGTGCGACGGTAGTGATCGAGGTGGAACCGGTGGCGCCGATCTCTCCGAAGGCGATCATGATGCCCCATACCGTGCCAAAGA is a window of Acidobacteriota bacterium DNA encoding:
- a CDS encoding MotA/TolQ/ExbB proton channel family protein, which gives rise to FGTVWGIMIAFGEIGATGSTSITTVAPGIAEALINTAAGLGAAIPALIGHNFIAQRLRTTKGRMEDFILEFINLAERNFT